In Marmota flaviventris isolate mMarFla1 chromosome 19, mMarFla1.hap1, whole genome shotgun sequence, the DNA window CTCTAGGGCAGTAGCATTTTCTCTCCAGGCGAGAATACGCTTCTGACCCTTTGGCTGGAATTCCCAGTGGGTCAGGTCTCTGTGATACGTAGAGATGTGTCCCTCACCAGGTCCTGGGCCATGGTCACAGAGGCCTCTGTTTCCCTCAGAAGTTACTGGCCCTTCACTGAGCATCTTGGATCCTCCCAGCTGTGGGGCTGCCCTATTCTGGGCTGCCTAGAGGATAAGGCTGGGTTCAGCAGGCTTCCAGCCCATCTGCTACACTGGTGTCAGGTGACACTGCCCTGCCACTGACGGGCTCCACAGACCTGTAACAGGCTCTGAGCCTGCACCCACTTCAGAGCCAGGGTGACAGTCACCTGAACCGAAGGGGCAGCCACATTGCTGTTAGCCTTCTTCACTCCTCCTCTGTGTAGGGACGTTCCCTCTTGGTGCTGAGATCCTATGCATGTCTGGCTGGAGCCTGCCCCAGTCTGGGTGGGGTACTCTGGGAAGACACCTGCTGTGGTGTTCTCCTGGCCTGGGACATCAGCTGATCTGCAGGAGCTGCCTCTGCTGTGCATTTTGGGGTGCAGTTCCCATGCCATGGTTCCATCTGGTGGCTCCAGCAACTCCAGGTGTAGGGATAACCCTGGAATTGCTGGGTTTATCTGTCTGTCCAGGGGATGGGCTTTTTGCAAGCAGCTAGATATACGGAACAAAGCAGAGAAGGACGTGGCCTTGGGCCTTGCGGGCCCTGCCCAGGCTGGTCAGGGTGGAAATCGTTCTCAGGGCAGTTCAGCAGCCTATTCAGACATGGGGCCCTGCAGAAGGGCACTGTGACCCCAGGACAGGTCTCCCTCATAGGACCATGGATCCCCAGGGGCTCCAGATTGCCGAGTAGGGCCCCTGTGCTTCAGGGGAGGCTGCAGGTGGGCTCTGCAGCACAGAGGGTCGTCCCTAAGGACGAAGCATAGCTTTAACTCCCAGATCAGTGCTCCCAAGTCATGTCTCAACTCAGAACTCAGAAACCTGGGGCTGTGCACCCCTGGGTGAGTGCCCAGCTCTACAATGCTGTCCAGCCCTCGAATCTCTTCAAACGTGGTGCTCCAGACCCAACAGTCAGGCGCCCTGGTATGGCGtcccctccacctcccacaaGCACATTCCCCCTCCCCTTGCCCTTCTGTCTGGCAGTGCTGGCCGTGGTCCCCTCCCCAGTGACGCGGGTTGTTCTCTAGGTATGTGCAGGCGGTTATGCAGCGGGGACGCACCTGCGTCAGGCCAGCGTGCACACCTGTGCTGAGCGTGGTGCCAGCCGTGTCGGACTTGGAGCTCTCCGAGACAGAGTACGTGTGCCTGGAGGGTCCTCCACTGCCACCTACCCCAGCCAGTCTGGCACACCCCCGCCAGGTCTAGCAGCTGTTCTGGGCATGAGTCCAGGCACCATGTCTGAGGCAGTTCTGGAGAAGGGGGCACCAGCTCCCACCTTTCCTCCCATCCCTGTCTAGGAAGTCACTGCTACCCTGTGGAGACAGGCTGGAAGGCCAGGGTGCGTCTGGGCCCGTGGCCTGTCCATACAAGCACTACCTCCTACTTTGGGCTTGCCTGTGCCCAGGCTAGGGTGTGTGGGGTTGCAGCCATGTCCCTTGAAATGGTACCAGGGGCTTTAGACAGGGCTCACTTGGTGTGGTTCATGGACAGTGTGACTGGCCAGAGCCAGGAACGAGGACCTGCCCTGCTGCACGTGGACATGGCCGACCTCCCCCTTCCTGGTTCCTGCTCCAGGCAGGCATAGGGGGCTCACCCCAACGAGGGGCATAAGGATGGGATCTACTGTGTAAACAAGGGACTGCAGAGCCCCCGCTCCAGAGCACTCCTCACCTGCTCCTTCTGTCCCTGGAGAAGCATGTCCATTGGGGTGGCACTTCTCTAATGGCTTCCGTGAGCTCTGAGAGTTCAGTACTGAGGAAAGGTCTAGAAACGCAGGTGCCTGGGAGCTTGGAGTGCAAAAGAGTTACACTGCCAAGGTGGCCCGTTCACCTGGGGGCAGGGAGACAAGTGCCCATTGTTGCCTTCCTGCCATGAGATTGGCTCTGGAAGCTTCTGGTGTGCCCAGCTCAGGGACCCAAGGCCAGGCCCTGTTGTGCCTGGGCAGCTTCTGGGAGCACAGGGTCGTGACCTGCCTTCCCAGATCTTGCAGCTGTGTGGCACCTGCCAAGAAAAGGGCCCACCTCCTTCTGGGCAGGATGTTGTATTGGCCTCATCGGCCCTGGAGGTTTGGCCAGCTATAGCCAGTGGGGACTTTTGCTTTGAGGTCTGATTGCCCTGTCCTGGCCCTTCGGATATTTCAAGAGCTTCACAACTTAGGTATTAGTCGGGTACTAGCAGGTGGCCACCTGGTTGTGGGGACAGCAAGTGCTCTGCCTGGCTACAGCAAGAAGCCACGTGTGGCGGGTGGGCACTACCTCCCACCAGGTAGCAGGACCTGTCCTGGTAGGCCAGTGAGGACTGGCCAGGGTGACTTCCATGTGGGCAGGGTCTTTGCAGGTGTGGAGCTGCTGAGCGAGGGCCCCAGCTCCCCTGAGCAGGCACCAGCAGGCCCAGTAGCTGCTACTCTCTCCTGTAGGACGAGGGCGCAGCGGAGGGCGGGCAGTGGAAGTGCCCAGCCCTGCGACAGCATCGTTGTGGCCTACTACTTTTGCGGGGAGCCCATTCCCTACCGGACCCTGGTGCGGGGCCGCACAGTCACCCTGGGCCAGTTCAAGGACTTGCTGACCAAGAAGGGCAGCTACAGGTAAGAAGAGGACCTGGGGCCTTAGTGAGGTGCCGCTGTGCAGGAAGAGCTGctttcccacctcctcctgccctcgTCTGCACCCTCAGCCTACTGCTCCCAGTCCTGGGTGTTGCCTGCTGCTCCACACTGGGCGGGTGGGGGAGTGGGTAGCATCAGGCCTGTGTCTAAAGGTGGGGGAACAGGCCCAAACAGGTCGGTGTATGTGCTGGGCTGACCTGGGCTCCAGCCTCACAATTCAGCTCCTCCCTGCTGAGGCCTCTGGATTCCTGAGAAGGGCAGAGGGTGGAGAGGGCCCTGAAAGCCAACCTCAGAGTCTGGTGGAGGCTGCCAGGTCAGTCTCTGTCACCGAGTGGCTACGGGAGGAGCCCAGCTCTCCACGCCCACCTGCTCCTTATCACAGCACCTGGGCCAGGCCACGGCTCCCAAGGGCTATGGACACTTCCCAGCAGGCAGGGAGCTGGCAGCACCACAGTGGTCACTGCACCATATGGCCACAGGTGGACGCAACTTGTGGGCTCTAGGAGAAACCCCTCTCACTGGCTGCGGCCCCATCCCCAGGTACTACTTCAAAAAGGTGAGCGACGAGTTCGACTGCGGGGTGGTGTTTGAGGAGGTTCGAGAGGACGCGGCTGTCCTGCCCATCTTTGAGGAGAAGATCATCGGCAAGGTGGAGAAGGTGGACTGACATGAGGCCAGCACAGCACAGCTTCGGAGCCTGGGGTCGCAGGGAGTGCCCAGCAGTGCCCTTGGTACCTCAGAGCAGTCCCAAGGCTGGTCTGTCCTGCCCAGGAGAGGGAGGCCCACCACAGCAATAGCAGAGTCCCCGAGCCAGGCTACCTGCCTGGAGCTGCAGGAGACCCCAGCAGCCCCTGCTGCCCACCTCGCAAACCCGCAGGCCTCACTGGTCCCAAACGCCAGTGTCACTGCTCCCCCTGGACTTGCCCCAGCACCCGGTCAGGCCCAGGCTGGGTGCAGGGGCCCCTGCAGATTGTACTTGTCACTGAGTGCCTTCAACATGCCCTCTCTCGCCTGTCACTGTGTGAATCCCGCAATGAGCACCTTGGGGCCTGTCTCTGGCTGCCAGCTCAGCGGGTGGGGACCCTCCTTTCTAAGGGCCCATGTAAATATGTACATTTCTCaggccagggccagcagggggctGACCCAGCCGTTTTCCATGCAATGACTTGTACAATGATCTTTTCAAGGTACTTGGAtagtaatgaaataaaagtttttgGAGCTGCCTTGTCTGTGGAGTGACTGACTACAGCTGATGGGCCCAGCTGAGCCCTGCCATCCTCAGACCCATCAGTGAAGGTCATGGTGGAGGGGGGCACTGCAGGCAATGGCTGCAGAAAGGCCTCACACGGTGCAGcgggcccaggaggctgaggctggccacaGCCGTGCTGCCAGCCTTGCCAGGAACCACACACTCAGTCCAGGAGCAAAGCTCTTTATTCACGGAGCACAGCTTCTCCAGCCAGGATCACCTGCCACTTGCAGTTGGCAGTGATGTGGTGGCTACAGCTCCTCCCGGGGCCCCACACTGGAATTGGCTAGTGGCTCCTAGAAAGGGTCACAGAGGCCCAGCTCAGCTCTGCCCTCGGCCCACCCCAAGTCCTGCCAGCCCCGCCTGGAGGTGACCTGCCCAGGGCTTAGAACCCTGGATGGGGTGCATACCTGGAAGGGGGCTGTGGGTGCCTCTGCTGGCAGCTCACCCCCACTGTCCAGGAACTTGGAAAAGCTCTCCAGGTCCCTGTTGCCCTTGTATTCCATCATCTGGGGAGGAGTGGGAAGCTAAAGGCACTTCCTGCTACAGCCCACCAGCGTCAGCCTGGAGCCAGGCCtggctgccccagccccagccctagctcCTCACCTTCCGATCCCGCCCTGCAGGGAAGTACAGGAGCCTGGGGAAGCCAGACACAGTGAAGGCCTCCAGCTCGTTAGCCGTAGCGTCCAGCTCAGCAATGATGATGTCTTCGTGGTCCCTGTACTTCTCAGCTAGTGCCTCCCAGGCCGGGGCCATCTCCTTACAGTGGCTGCACCATGGGGCATCTGTGAGGTGTCATACTTGGTTAGCTGGGTCCCCGcatacccacccacccacccaccagccTCAGTACTCACAGAACTTGACAAAGACATTCTTGGTTTCGTCGAAAGCCACCTGCTCAAAATTCTTGCCCACAAGGGTCTTGACAGGCCGCTGGTCCCAGTCAGGGGGGACCTCTTGGCTTAGCAGGTAGGGCTGTGGGCCACGCCAGGAGCTCTGGTGTTGTGTGGGGAAGGACCCCAGGAGTGGTTgtgccctccctgccccaccctgtgGCGCTAGCCAGCTCACCTTGAGTTTCCCACTGAAGACCATCTGGCAGAAGTCTGCCACGGAGGCTGAGGTGATAGGCCCCCCGCCAGGGGGTGCATACTTCTTAGTGGTCTCAATGTTAACCAAGCGCAGGGTGGGGGCCTCCTCAGCCTTGAGACCAAAGTACTGCAGTACGTGGTCATTGCTGTTATCCACGTCCACCACCACAAACAGCACCTGCCAGCAGAGAGTCCATGCTGGGCATCTTGCCACCATGTcaccccttcctcctgctcccccAGTACCTGCCCCCTGAGCGGGGGAGCCGCCTCCCGGAAGCCCTCCAGGAGCTCCCTATGTGAAGCCAGTGTCTGGTTGACAAACAGCAGCAGATGGTTGAGGATCCTGGCGCCGAAGATCCTCCGGGAGGTCTGTGGAATGGTTTCCTGTGACTCCCAGGGCCCATCCAGCCAGCTCTGCACCCCCAGGCAGCTGAGCTCACCTGGTGGCTGAACTCCGTCACCAGGAGCATGCTGTGTGTGATGAGGAAGCGGGACAGGTCCCCCAGGTCCAGACCCAGCTCCTCATCCACTGGGAAGTCGGCCCGTCCTTCATCGAACTAGACACCAGGAGGGTCAGCTAgggccatagccctagccctgaccccTGCCTCAGCGCAACTCACCTTCTTGAAGAGGACCACAGTGTCCTTGGTGAGGCCAAACTTCTGAAACAGCTTTGGCTGGTCAGTGAAGCCAAATGTCATGTCCAGGGCATCGCGGGCCAGGGCCAGGAAGGTGGCCACATCCTCATCCTCCAAGTCCTACAGGCCCAGCTCTTGTGAGGCTGGCAGGTACCACTACTGCTGCCCCCGTGGCCTGGCCCCCAGCCCAGCCTACCTGGAAGAAGCCGATGACAACCACGTCCCCGGCATCCATCAGTGCCTGTGCACCCTCTTCATCCTCCAGCCGGGTGGCACTGGACCCCACCCGCCGCTTTAGCCACTCAACGATGCCCTTGGCCTCCCTGGGGCCTGTGGAGTGTGCCCTCAGTCTAGGCAggccccagcccaccccaccccaggctgtGTCTACCCCACACCTGTGTACTCCTCGGGGTGCGTCCGATTCCCATCACGGAAGAACTTGAGCGTGGGGTACCCTGTCACACCAAACTCCTCCGTCAGTTCCCGCTCCGCAGGCCCATCCACCTTGGCTAGCGTG includes these proteins:
- the Pdia2 gene encoding protein disulfide-isomerase A2; this translates as MSSRCPPCGLFMPPPPSRGCSQALSSLRKGPGATCRLLLGPQSPYLPQPPGPGTAMDGQLLPVLLLFLLGASGLQGQGQGPERPSEDLLEDTPGEEVPKEDGVLVLNHRTLGLALQEYPALLVEFFAPWCGHCKALAPEYSKAAALLAAESVTATLAKVDGPAERELTEEFGVTGYPTLKFFRDGNRTHPEEYTGPREAKGIVEWLKRRVGSSATRLEDEEGAQALMDAGDVVVIGFFQDLEDEDVATFLALARDALDMTFGFTDQPKLFQKFGLTKDTVVLFKKFDEGRADFPVDEELGLDLGDLSRFLITHSMLLVTEFSHQTSRRIFGARILNHLLLFVNQTLASHRELLEGFREAAPPLRGQVLFVVVDVDNSNDHVLQYFGLKAEEAPTLRLVNIETTKKYAPPGGGPITSASVADFCQMVFSGKLKPYLLSQEVPPDWDQRPVKTLVGKNFEQVAFDETKNVFVKFYAPWCSHCKEMAPAWEALAEKYRDHEDIIIAELDATANELEAFTVSGFPRLLYFPAGRDRKMMEYKGNRDLESFSKFLDSGGELPAEAPTAPFQEPLANSSVGPREEL